A single genomic interval of Deinococcus apachensis DSM 19763 harbors:
- a CDS encoding RNA polymerase sigma factor, which produces MDDLTDEQLVPLAAHPGPRREVAFEALVRRHAGRVHRVAAGTVGPGAADDVVQEVFISVYRHLGSFRAEAKFTTWLHRVTLNACHKALAARSHLPLEETPEPAAPHSPVRAGEQADLRARLAWAMRQLPPEQRDAVTLRELSGLDYAEIAEVLGIELGTVKSRINRGRAALKALLTGIGVTP; this is translated from the coding sequence TTGGACGACCTGACGGACGAGCAACTCGTGCCCCTCGCGGCGCACCCCGGGCCGCGACGGGAGGTGGCCTTCGAGGCGCTCGTGCGGCGCCACGCCGGGCGGGTTCACCGGGTGGCGGCGGGGACCGTTGGACCGGGGGCGGCCGACGATGTGGTGCAGGAGGTGTTTATCAGTGTGTACCGACATCTGGGGAGCTTTCGCGCCGAGGCGAAGTTCACGACCTGGCTGCACCGGGTCACCCTGAATGCCTGTCACAAGGCGCTCGCCGCGCGGTCCCACCTGCCGCTGGAGGAGACCCCCGAACCCGCCGCCCCACACAGCCCCGTCCGGGCGGGGGAACAGGCCGACCTGCGCGCCCGCCTCGCCTGGGCCATGCGCCAACTTCCGCCCGAGCAGCGCGACGCGGTGACCCTGCGCGAACTCTCGGGCCTGGACTACGCCGAGATCGCCGAGGTGCTGGGCATCGAGCTGGGCACCGTCAAAAGTCGCATCAACCGGGGACGCGCCGCCCTGAAGGCGCTCCTCACGGGCATCGGAGTC